Proteins from a single region of Limosilactobacillus fermentum:
- a CDS encoding alpha-ketoacid dehydrogenase subunit beta: MAKITMIKAVTDALDEELARDEKVLVFGEDVGNNGGVFRATEGLQAKYGDKRVFDTPLAESGIIGLANGLATQGWRPVPEIQFMGFIMEAFDEIAGQMARQRFRHAGSRKAPITIRSPFGGGVHAIELHSDNLEGLVAQVPGLRVVIPSDPYDAKGLLASSIRSDDPVFFLEHMRVYRSFRQEVPDESYTVPLDKAAVKREGSDVTIISYGYMVRESLNAAEDLAKEGINAEVLDLRTVSPLDEETILNEVKKTGRVVLVQEAQKQAGVMGSVAALIAEDAILSLEAPIARVSAPDTPYPCSDAEGAWLPNKDDIIAAVKKTVNF, from the coding sequence ATGGCTAAGATTACGATGATTAAGGCGGTCACGGACGCCCTCGATGAAGAATTAGCTCGTGACGAAAAAGTTCTTGTCTTTGGTGAAGACGTTGGTAACAACGGTGGGGTTTTCCGTGCCACTGAAGGCCTCCAAGCTAAGTACGGCGACAAGCGTGTCTTCGATACTCCATTAGCTGAATCCGGGATCATCGGTTTAGCTAACGGGCTTGCCACCCAAGGTTGGCGCCCAGTTCCAGAAATCCAATTCATGGGCTTCATCATGGAAGCCTTTGACGAAATTGCTGGTCAAATGGCTCGTCAACGCTTCCGTCACGCAGGTTCTCGTAAGGCTCCGATCACCATCCGTTCACCATTTGGTGGTGGTGTTCACGCCATCGAACTGCACTCCGACAACCTGGAAGGGTTAGTGGCCCAAGTTCCTGGTCTGCGGGTAGTTATTCCTTCTGACCCGTACGACGCTAAGGGGCTCCTTGCTTCCTCCATTCGTTCCGATGACCCAGTCTTCTTCCTGGAACACATGCGGGTTTACCGTTCCTTCCGTCAAGAAGTTCCGGACGAATCATACACTGTTCCGTTGGACAAGGCTGCCGTTAAGCGTGAAGGTTCTGACGTTACCATCATTTCCTACGGTTACATGGTTCGCGAAAGCTTAAACGCCGCTGAAGACCTGGCTAAGGAAGGCATCAACGCCGAAGTTCTTGACCTTCGTACTGTTTCCCCACTTGACGAAGAAACGATCTTAAACGAAGTTAAGAAGACCGGTCGTGTGGTTCTGGTTCAAGAAGCACAAAAGCAAGCTGGTGTAATGGGCTCCGTTGCTGCCTTGATTGCAGAAGACGCAATCCTTTCCCTGGAAGCACCGATTGCCCGTGTTTCCGCACCGGATACCCCTTACCCATGCAGTGACGCCGAAGGTGCTTGGCTTCCAAACAAGGACGACATCATCGCCGCTGTTAAGAAGACCGTTAATTTCTAG
- a CDS encoding branched-chain amino acid transporter permease, with translation MSLVQQLLTIAFAASANFLTRVVPFRLFQRGNQTPRYIQGLGEFLPGAIMVMLVVYCLRNVTWLSGNHGWPDLIACTITILVHLKWRSLFASMIIGTTAYILMVNFVF, from the coding sequence ATGAGTTTAGTTCAGCAATTGTTAACAATCGCGTTCGCCGCTAGTGCTAACTTCTTGACTAGGGTGGTGCCCTTTCGCCTCTTTCAACGGGGCAATCAAACGCCACGCTATATCCAAGGACTAGGGGAGTTTTTACCCGGCGCCATTATGGTAATGCTGGTGGTTTACTGCCTACGTAACGTTACTTGGTTGTCTGGCAACCATGGTTGGCCGGATTTGATTGCTTGCACGATTACGATTTTAGTCCACCTGAAGTGGCGGTCCCTGTTTGCTTCAATGATTATCGGCACCACCGCCTACATTCTAATGGTCAACTTTGTCTTTTAG
- a CDS encoding hemolysin family protein, with amino-acid sequence METESTSPAILVIIVAILALAALFTLLEYSLIKVRPTELRTMKQTRKIKRALHMLDHLTEYLSTAQVGITLTSLILGWIGEGYITALIIKWHLLPTAVANDLSSVIGILVFTFLHAVFTDLVPKNIAIDKPVNILLAIVHPIMFFHVVFFPLVWIFDRSAAAITRLLGFSIHPDEDIYTQNEIVSLSQESEKAGELDRADVLFMERAFKMNDKVAGDIMVDRTQLTVIDVTETIDDAAHLYFEKKYTRFPVVANHDKDHILGYIFSYDIMRQNQINPEESIRAIVRRLPIAYENQPITDVLQIMIKKQVPMVIVQDEYGGTSGIVTDKDIYEELFGTIGEEIDHVQADMIEKTQPDSQGNPTFKVSGKMPLDDFMRYFKISIPQFEQTQVSTLTGFFLEQQYDLKVGQPIRVENFSFTPLDLENAYVNEFRVTVIKTKAKAKATKSAHQGKAPVPTSSGAKG; translated from the coding sequence ATGGAAACAGAAAGTACCAGCCCCGCAATATTGGTGATCATCGTCGCCATCCTCGCCTTGGCAGCGTTGTTCACCCTTCTCGAATACTCCCTGATTAAGGTTCGGCCAACCGAACTGAGGACCATGAAGCAGACCCGCAAAATTAAGCGGGCCTTGCACATGTTGGATCACCTAACGGAATACCTCTCCACCGCCCAAGTTGGGATCACTTTGACCTCCCTGATCTTAGGGTGGATCGGGGAAGGCTACATCACGGCTTTGATCATCAAGTGGCACCTGTTGCCAACCGCCGTGGCCAACGACCTATCTTCAGTCATCGGGATCTTGGTCTTTACCTTTCTTCACGCCGTTTTCACCGACCTGGTGCCAAAAAACATTGCCATTGACAAACCCGTCAATATTCTCCTGGCCATCGTTCACCCGATCATGTTCTTCCACGTCGTCTTCTTCCCACTGGTGTGGATCTTTGACCGCTCAGCGGCCGCCATTACGCGCTTGCTCGGCTTTTCGATTCACCCCGATGAAGACATCTACACCCAAAACGAAATTGTCTCCCTCTCCCAGGAATCTGAGAAGGCCGGCGAACTCGACCGGGCCGACGTTTTATTCATGGAACGGGCCTTTAAGATGAACGACAAGGTGGCCGGCGACATCATGGTCGACCGGACCCAGTTAACGGTGATCGACGTCACCGAAACGATCGATGACGCCGCCCACCTCTACTTTGAAAAGAAGTACACCCGCTTCCCGGTCGTGGCCAATCACGATAAGGACCACATCTTAGGTTACATCTTCTCTTACGACATCATGCGCCAAAACCAGATCAACCCGGAAGAATCAATCCGGGCCATCGTGCGGCGCTTGCCAATCGCCTATGAAAATCAGCCGATCACCGACGTTTTACAGATAATGATCAAAAAGCAGGTTCCAATGGTCATTGTGCAAGATGAGTACGGGGGAACCTCTGGGATCGTGACCGACAAGGACATCTACGAAGAACTCTTCGGGACGATCGGCGAAGAAATCGATCACGTCCAAGCCGACATGATCGAAAAGACCCAGCCCGATTCCCAAGGAAACCCCACCTTTAAGGTTTCCGGAAAAATGCCACTGGATGATTTCATGCGCTACTTCAAGATTTCCATTCCCCAGTTCGAACAGACCCAAGTGTCAACTTTGACCGGCTTTTTCCTGGAGCAACAGTACGACTTGAAGGTGGGTCAACCAATCCGGGTGGAAAACTTCTCCTTTACCCCCCTCGACTTGGAAAACGCCTACGTCAACGAATTTCGGGTAACCGTTATTAAGACCAAAGCCAAGGCTAAGGCTACTAAGTCAGCTCACCAGGGCAAAGCCCCCGTGCCGACCAGTAGCGGTGCCAAGGGTTAA
- the lpdA gene encoding dihydrolipoyl dehydrogenase yields the protein MVVGDYAIDLDTIVIGSGPGGYVAAIHAAELGQKVAVIEKENTLGGVCLNVGCIPSKALIQVSENYRTALENEDEGISASDVKLDWAKVQEFRAGVVNKMTNGVSYLFKKNKIDVIHGVAFLKTDHSLRVIDGENAQTYTFKHLIIATGSHPIEIPGFKFGGRVIDSTGVLELKELPKELVIIGGGYIGSELAGAYARFGTHVTILEGTDSILNAYEKDLVKITEKKFKELGVTVITKAMAKEAKDTGDAVEVSYEQDGKVNTIKADYVAVAVGRKPNTKDMGLEQVGIETTDRGLIKVDAQGRTNKEDIFAIGDIVAGAALAHKASYEGKIAAEAIAGQSSVVDYRAMPAVCYVDPEIATTGLTAAQAKEQGLDVKASRFPFSANGRATSKKATDGFVRLVSLKDSGVIVGAQIIGDSASDMISELTLAIESGSTVEDIALTIHPHPSLSEAVMDAADVALGFPTNI from the coding sequence ATGGTTGTTGGTGATTACGCAATTGATTTAGACACGATTGTCATCGGTTCCGGCCCTGGTGGGTACGTGGCAGCCATCCACGCTGCTGAACTGGGCCAAAAGGTGGCCGTGATCGAAAAGGAAAACACTTTAGGTGGGGTCTGCTTAAACGTTGGTTGTATCCCGTCCAAGGCGCTGATCCAAGTTTCTGAAAACTACCGGACGGCCCTCGAAAACGAAGACGAAGGAATTTCCGCATCCGACGTTAAGTTAGACTGGGCTAAGGTACAAGAATTCCGTGCCGGCGTCGTTAACAAGATGACCAACGGGGTTTCCTACCTCTTCAAGAAGAACAAGATTGATGTGATTCACGGGGTGGCCTTCTTAAAGACCGACCACAGCTTACGGGTAATTGACGGCGAAAACGCCCAAACTTACACCTTCAAGCACCTGATTATCGCGACTGGTTCTCACCCGATTGAAATTCCTGGCTTCAAGTTTGGTGGCCGAGTGATCGATTCCACTGGGGTTCTGGAATTAAAGGAATTACCAAAGGAACTGGTTATCATCGGTGGGGGTTACATCGGTAGTGAATTAGCCGGCGCGTACGCTCGCTTCGGGACTCACGTTACGATCCTCGAAGGGACCGACTCAATCTTAAATGCCTACGAAAAGGACTTAGTTAAGATTACCGAAAAGAAGTTCAAGGAACTGGGTGTCACGGTCATTACTAAGGCCATGGCTAAGGAAGCTAAGGATACTGGCGACGCCGTTGAAGTCTCCTACGAACAAGACGGTAAGGTGAACACGATCAAGGCTGATTACGTTGCCGTAGCAGTTGGTCGGAAGCCAAACACCAAGGACATGGGTCTGGAACAAGTTGGGATTGAAACGACTGACCGCGGCCTGATCAAGGTTGACGCTCAAGGTCGGACCAACAAGGAAGATATCTTTGCCATTGGTGACATCGTTGCCGGGGCTGCCTTGGCACACAAGGCTTCCTACGAAGGTAAGATTGCTGCTGAAGCGATTGCCGGGCAATCCTCAGTGGTTGACTACCGGGCAATGCCAGCCGTATGTTACGTGGACCCTGAAATTGCGACGACCGGTTTAACGGCCGCTCAAGCAAAGGAACAAGGCTTAGACGTTAAGGCTTCCAGGTTCCCATTCTCCGCAAACGGGCGGGCAACTTCTAAGAAGGCAACTGATGGTTTCGTTCGCCTGGTTTCCTTAAAGGACAGCGGCGTAATTGTGGGTGCCCAAATTATTGGGGACAGTGCCTCCGACATGATCAGTGAATTGACGCTGGCCATCGAATCCGGGAGCACCGTGGAAGACATCGCTCTGACGATCCACCCACACCCATCCCTGTCTGAAGCCGTAATGGACGCAGCTGACGTGGCCCTTGGCTTCCCAACTAACATCTAA
- a CDS encoding lipoate--protein ligase, whose protein sequence is MQYLAMKSNDIRRNLATEQYLMNSDQMTPPFMLFYIEDSCIIVGRNQNTLEEINQEYCEEHGVTITRRLSGGGAMYQDMGNMCFSFIVPADEVRFGDFKQLVQPVVDALHDMGATGAMATGRNDIVIDGKKFSGNAMYTRGGKTFCHGTLMYNVNTDVVADALSVPKDKIESKGIKSVRSRVTNIMPYLKPEFQNLTTQQFRDELIKRIWKVDKIEDAQVNEYELTAEDNQAIDEIEGRLYKNWDWVYGKSPDFTIQKRRHFDSGTIDARFLVEEGKIANLKIYGDFFGTGDVHEVEEALQGVAYTPSAIKEKLQQLDLNKYFAGEDATQVIELLSKQE, encoded by the coding sequence ATGCAATACCTAGCGATGAAGTCGAACGACATTCGGCGCAACTTAGCAACCGAACAGTACCTGATGAACAGTGACCAAATGACTCCTCCGTTCATGCTCTTTTACATTGAGGACTCATGTATCATTGTTGGTCGCAACCAAAATACCCTGGAAGAAATTAACCAGGAATATTGTGAAGAACACGGAGTTACCATCACCCGCCGCCTCTCCGGTGGTGGAGCGATGTATCAAGACATGGGGAACATGTGCTTCTCCTTTATCGTCCCGGCCGATGAAGTTCGCTTCGGTGACTTCAAGCAACTCGTGCAGCCCGTTGTGGACGCCCTCCACGACATGGGGGCCACCGGAGCGATGGCGACGGGGCGTAACGACATCGTCATTGATGGTAAGAAGTTCTCTGGTAACGCCATGTACACCCGTGGTGGTAAAACCTTCTGCCACGGCACACTGATGTACAACGTCAATACGGATGTGGTTGCGGACGCCTTGTCGGTCCCAAAGGACAAGATTGAATCAAAGGGAATTAAGTCAGTTCGCTCACGGGTAACCAACATCATGCCTTACTTGAAGCCGGAATTCCAAAACTTAACCACCCAACAGTTCCGCGATGAGTTAATCAAGCGGATTTGGAAGGTCGATAAGATTGAGGATGCCCAGGTTAACGAGTACGAACTGACGGCAGAAGATAACCAAGCAATTGATGAAATTGAGGGTCGTCTTTACAAGAACTGGGATTGGGTTTACGGGAAGTCCCCGGACTTTACCATTCAAAAGCGGCGGCACTTTGACTCCGGAACAATTGATGCGCGCTTCCTAGTTGAAGAAGGGAAGATCGCTAACCTGAAGATCTACGGTGACTTCTTTGGTACCGGTGACGTTCACGAAGTTGAAGAAGCCCTCCAAGGGGTAGCCTACACGCCATCAGCGATCAAAGAAAAGCTCCAGCAGCTTGATTTGAATAAGTACTTCGCTGGTGAAGATGCAACCCAAGTGATTGAACTACTTTCCAAGCAAGAATAA
- a CDS encoding dihydrolipoamide acetyltransferase family protein: protein MSKYQFKLPELGEGMVEGTVGEWHVKEGDHIAKDADLVNIENDKSSEDLPSPVDGTITKILVQEDETAELGDPLVEIEVADGEGNVEDDGAAEAPAAEEAPAATPAPAAPAAAGAAPAEADHSVPVLAMPAVLKYAREKGVDLHQVTGTGRHGQILKADVDAFNGAAPAATEAPAATEAPAPAPVAAAPAPAAAEGWPEHAEKMSKIRKATAKEMTTAKDQIPMITVFDDVVVDKLWDHRKKFKQLAADRGTHLTFMAYMTKALAVIMREFPVFNSKVDMENKQINYRDYINVGIATDTDNGLFVPNVKHADRLSLFGIADAISENTAKAKDGKLSAADMSNTGMTITNIGSIGGGHFTPIVNWPEVAIIGMGKISQEPIVVDDHIEPAKVLKLSLTVDHRVIDGATAQRAMNRMKELLGDPELLLMEG, encoded by the coding sequence ATGAGTAAATACCAATTCAAGTTACCAGAACTTGGTGAAGGGATGGTCGAAGGGACTGTCGGCGAGTGGCACGTTAAGGAAGGTGACCACATCGCAAAGGATGCTGACCTGGTTAACATCGAAAACGACAAGTCCTCAGAAGATCTTCCGTCACCGGTTGATGGTACGATTACGAAGATTTTAGTTCAAGAAGACGAAACAGCAGAACTCGGTGACCCACTGGTTGAAATCGAAGTTGCCGACGGTGAAGGTAACGTTGAAGACGACGGTGCCGCTGAAGCTCCGGCCGCTGAAGAAGCACCTGCTGCAACGCCTGCTCCGGCCGCTCCAGCCGCTGCGGGTGCTGCTCCTGCTGAAGCAGACCACTCCGTTCCGGTTCTGGCGATGCCAGCCGTTCTTAAGTACGCTCGTGAAAAGGGCGTTGACTTACACCAAGTTACGGGGACTGGCCGTCACGGTCAAATCTTGAAGGCTGACGTTGACGCCTTCAACGGCGCTGCTCCGGCTGCTACTGAAGCCCCAGCCGCTACCGAAGCTCCGGCACCAGCACCAGTTGCTGCTGCCCCAGCTCCGGCTGCCGCAGAAGGTTGGCCAGAACATGCTGAAAAGATGAGCAAAATTCGCAAGGCCACTGCTAAGGAAATGACGACTGCTAAGGACCAAATCCCAATGATCACTGTCTTTGACGACGTGGTTGTTGACAAGCTTTGGGACCACCGCAAGAAGTTCAAGCAACTGGCTGCTGACCGCGGGACTCACCTGACCTTCATGGCTTACATGACCAAGGCTTTAGCAGTGATTATGCGCGAATTCCCTGTCTTCAACTCCAAGGTTGACATGGAAAACAAGCAAATTAACTACCGTGACTACATTAACGTTGGGATCGCCACTGACACCGACAACGGTCTCTTTGTTCCGAACGTTAAGCACGCTGACCGTTTGAGCCTCTTCGGTATTGCTGACGCTATTAGCGAAAACACCGCTAAGGCTAAGGACGGCAAGCTCAGTGCTGCTGACATGAGTAACACTGGGATGACGATTACTAACATTGGTTCCATTGGTGGGGGTCACTTCACGCCAATCGTTAACTGGCCAGAAGTTGCCATCATCGGGATGGGGAAGATCTCCCAAGAACCGATCGTTGTGGACGACCACATCGAACCAGCTAAGGTGCTGAAGCTTTCCCTGACTGTTGACCACCGGGTAATCGACGGGGCAACCGCTCAACGGGCAATGAACCGGATGAAGGAACTGCTTGGTGACCCAGAATTACTGTTAATGGAGGGATAA
- a CDS encoding lipolytic enzyme — protein sequence MEWQSAYYQVPHDFSAYPFSYPQLSQLVKVTPFLSGETTRLMMTNHYGKAPLTFERVAIANQPTMAGATEVGAVTIQPGQTLATTPVDFQVEAGRPVYVLMVAERPQTYYDYTCTFEPSWVNAGVARQAGKVPRLNDRWRVRKSWFSFAGLETQPTQPATVVNLTGDSLVETGMLAAGLFTLSQRDFPNSVTWRMTGISGNRLALAAPTNQLPEKTFGPALVDRLADLVTVSAKLTVASIGGNDLLLPVDNPGGDEPIPSVESLVQAFTNLKSGLAAHGQELIVPTLAPLRLAGEPTLFQPGEKEVDQKRRTLNQWLGSQPWVVDTAPQLTAPHATVLAPENDFGDHLHLSPTGGRHLAELLWPRIKGALMNN from the coding sequence ATGGAATGGCAAAGCGCATACTACCAAGTCCCGCACGATTTTAGTGCCTACCCCTTTAGCTACCCACAGTTGAGTCAGCTCGTGAAGGTGACCCCTTTTTTGAGTGGGGAAACAACCCGCTTAATGATGACAAATCATTATGGAAAGGCGCCGCTGACTTTTGAACGGGTGGCCATTGCTAATCAACCGACCATGGCGGGGGCGACGGAAGTTGGGGCGGTGACCATTCAACCGGGACAAACCCTCGCCACCACACCGGTTGACTTTCAAGTTGAGGCGGGGCGGCCAGTGTACGTGTTGATGGTTGCCGAGCGACCTCAAACCTATTATGATTACACTTGCACCTTTGAACCGAGTTGGGTTAACGCCGGGGTGGCGCGTCAAGCCGGCAAGGTGCCGCGGCTAAACGACCGCTGGCGGGTCCGTAAGTCCTGGTTCTCATTCGCCGGGCTCGAGACCCAACCGACCCAACCAGCGACCGTGGTCAACCTAACCGGAGATTCACTGGTTGAAACGGGGATGTTGGCAGCGGGCCTGTTTACCCTTAGCCAACGTGACTTCCCGAATTCCGTTACTTGGCGGATGACGGGGATTTCCGGCAACCGGCTAGCGCTTGCGGCCCCAACCAATCAGTTGCCGGAGAAAACCTTTGGCCCCGCTTTGGTTGACCGCTTGGCAGACTTGGTAACCGTATCGGCCAAGTTAACGGTTGCCTCGATTGGGGGGAACGATCTCCTCTTGCCGGTCGATAATCCGGGAGGGGACGAGCCAATTCCGAGTGTCGAAAGCTTAGTCCAAGCTTTCACCAACTTAAAAAGCGGGTTGGCGGCTCATGGTCAGGAGTTGATCGTGCCCACCCTTGCTCCCTTGCGCTTGGCAGGGGAGCCAACCCTCTTTCAACCGGGTGAAAAAGAGGTGGACCAAAAGCGGCGCACCCTTAATCAGTGGCTGGGGAGTCAACCTTGGGTAGTCGATACCGCGCCACAGCTGACCGCACCTCACGCCACCGTGCTCGCCCCGGAAAATGACTTTGGTGACCACCTTCACCTTAGTCCTACCGGGGGACGACACCTTGCCGAACTACTCTGGCCGCGAATTAAGGGTGCCCTGATGAATAACTAA
- a CDS encoding carboxymuconolactone decarboxylase family protein has product MAKKQTAGRDQLGEFAPKFAELNDDVLFGQVWAREKELSLRDRSFLTVTALITKGAFEQLPYHMQTAKANGITKEEIAEMITQLAFYVGWPNAWSAFNIAKEVWGD; this is encoded by the coding sequence ATGGCTAAAAAGCAAACCGCTGGCCGCGACCAGCTGGGGGAATTCGCCCCGAAATTCGCGGAATTAAACGATGATGTCTTATTCGGGCAGGTTTGGGCCCGGGAAAAGGAACTTTCCTTGCGGGACCGGTCCTTTCTAACGGTCACCGCCTTGATCACCAAGGGGGCCTTTGAACAGCTCCCCTACCACATGCAAACGGCCAAGGCCAACGGTATTACTAAAGAAGAGATCGCCGAAATGATTACCCAACTCGCCTTTTACGTTGGTTGGCCAAACGCTTGGTCCGCTTTTAACATTGCCAAAGAGGTTTGGGGCGACTAG
- a CDS encoding substrate-binding domain-containing protein yields the protein MHLNQAGVLFRQRASMMLALLEQAGNELHQQGTDLTGTINLGVVETGVGGFMMEMVAKFRDRYPGVQFALFDGDGDSLRERLDQGAEDIVALVEPVEAAKYNYMRLPVREEWGIIMKKDDPLTRRDVLTREDLYDLPLIVGRRGIMRDSVSDVLKLDQTKLNILITINLPMVSRDLVVNHHYYHLGIRGVYEMYKDDDLAFVPFSPQKTSGHLLAWRKNTILSARTMA from the coding sequence ATGCACTTAAACCAGGCCGGCGTGCTCTTTCGCCAGCGGGCTTCCATGATGTTGGCCCTGTTGGAGCAGGCGGGAAATGAGCTTCACCAGCAGGGAACCGATTTAACCGGGACGATTAACCTCGGTGTGGTCGAAACCGGGGTTGGAGGTTTCATGATGGAAATGGTGGCCAAGTTCCGGGACCGGTATCCGGGGGTTCAGTTTGCCCTCTTCGATGGTGATGGCGACAGCCTCCGGGAGCGCTTAGATCAGGGAGCTGAAGACATTGTCGCCTTGGTGGAACCAGTCGAAGCCGCTAAGTACAATTACATGCGCCTGCCGGTACGTGAAGAATGGGGGATCATCATGAAAAAAGATGATCCGCTGACCCGCCGCGATGTATTAACCAGGGAGGATTTGTATGACCTGCCGTTGATTGTGGGGCGGCGGGGGATCATGCGCGACTCAGTTAGCGACGTTTTGAAGCTCGATCAGACCAAGCTTAACATTCTGATCACTATCAACTTACCAATGGTCTCCAGGGACTTGGTGGTTAACCACCACTATTACCACCTAGGAATCCGGGGCGTTTACGAAATGTACAAAGACGACGACCTCGCCTTTGTGCCCTTTTCACCCCAGAAAACGAGTGGGCACCTACTCGCTTGGCGCAAGAACACGATCTTGTCGGCCCGTACAATGGCTTAA
- the pdhA gene encoding pyruvate dehydrogenase (acetyl-transferring) E1 component subunit alpha, producing MKKLDFESLKHNPEYEVLQVLGTDGKVVNEDLMPDLTDDQLVDLFKQMIWSRLVGDQTAKLSRQGRLGFFAPTAGEEASQMGSNFAMTKDDFLLGAYRDVPQLIKHGLSLAKGFMWSKGHYNANDYPEELNALPPQIIIGAQYAQTAGVALGIKLNGDKKVAYTYTGDGGTSQGDFYEGINFAGAYQAPAVFFVQNNGYAISVPRKLQTAAPTLAQKGVAAGIPSIVVDGMDALAVYAAAKQARDYAVEGNGPVIIETLTYRYGPHTLSGDDPTRYRTKEEEDEWHAKDPLVRMRKFLTDKGLWDDAKEEAYNAEVAKEIDDAIKEVESQPAQKASDFLKFEFVDTPGAIQREIDEYKEKEAK from the coding sequence ATGAAAAAGTTAGACTTTGAAAGCCTTAAGCACAACCCTGAGTACGAGGTTCTTCAGGTCCTCGGTACTGATGGCAAGGTTGTCAATGAGGACTTAATGCCAGACCTAACCGATGATCAATTGGTAGATCTGTTTAAGCAAATGATTTGGTCCCGATTAGTTGGTGACCAAACTGCTAAGCTTAGCCGTCAAGGCCGGTTAGGTTTCTTCGCCCCAACTGCCGGGGAAGAAGCCAGCCAAATGGGTTCCAACTTCGCGATGACCAAGGACGACTTCCTCTTGGGTGCATATCGTGACGTCCCACAATTGATCAAGCACGGTCTGTCCTTAGCTAAGGGCTTCATGTGGTCTAAGGGTCACTACAACGCTAACGACTACCCAGAAGAATTGAACGCTTTGCCACCACAAATCATCATTGGTGCTCAATACGCTCAAACTGCTGGGGTTGCCCTTGGGATCAAGCTCAACGGCGACAAGAAGGTTGCCTACACCTACACTGGTGACGGTGGTACTTCGCAGGGTGACTTCTACGAAGGGATTAACTTCGCAGGGGCTTACCAAGCACCGGCTGTCTTCTTTGTTCAAAACAACGGTTACGCTATCTCCGTTCCACGGAAGCTGCAAACCGCTGCTCCAACCCTGGCTCAAAAGGGTGTGGCTGCCGGAATTCCTTCCATCGTAGTTGACGGGATGGACGCCCTGGCGGTTTATGCTGCTGCTAAGCAAGCACGTGACTACGCCGTTGAAGGTAATGGTCCAGTGATCATCGAAACGCTGACTTACCGTTACGGACCACACACCCTTTCTGGTGACGACCCAACCCGTTACCGGACCAAGGAAGAAGAAGACGAATGGCACGCAAAGGACCCACTGGTTCGGATGCGTAAGTTCCTGACTGACAAGGGTCTTTGGGACGACGCCAAGGAAGAAGCCTACAACGCTGAAGTGGCTAAGGAAATCGACGACGCTATCAAGGAAGTTGAAAGCCAACCAGCTCAAAAGGCATCTGACTTCTTGAAGTTCGAATTTGTCGACACTCCAGGTGCTATTCAACGTGAAATCGATGAGTACAAAGAAAAGGAGGCCAAATAA